A single Pseudomonadota bacterium DNA region contains:
- a CDS encoding DUF362 domain-containing protein, whose translation MKDKKNMAGKVVIGRCETYDTDKIKNFINKGFEEIDFKIAKSKVLLKPNLLSANPPDKAVTTHPEFIRAISEILMDYSCDVYIGDSPGFESTGKVLLHSGIMDVVKSHGLKVIPFNQKVIKKWQGISPYREFTLGENPDDYDIIINIPKLKTHAMMGLTLGVKNTFGFIPSFDKAKWHLRAGRDRMLFASLLIDIHNIVKPSLTIIDGIVGMDKDGPSGGRVRDLGFMALSRNTFMLDHAIEKMVGLTYLLPVSALALQHRLIGDYEVIHVSSPLMGGGRGRETFSDFQLPATMNTDWNLPQLVKRILSSFFIKKPKINSHICKNCKVCIKVCPAGALSESQETPFFDYKKCIRCYCCQEMCPEGAIRAV comes from the coding sequence TTGAAAGATAAGAAAAATATGGCCGGAAAAGTAGTAATAGGAAGATGTGAAACCTATGATACTGATAAAATTAAGAATTTTATTAACAAAGGTTTTGAAGAAATAGACTTTAAGATTGCAAAATCAAAGGTTCTATTAAAACCCAATCTCTTAAGCGCCAACCCCCCTGATAAGGCCGTGACAACCCATCCAGAATTTATAAGGGCAATTTCTGAAATTCTTATGGACTACTCCTGCGATGTCTATATCGGGGATAGCCCTGGTTTTGAATCGACCGGAAAGGTGCTTTTGCACAGCGGGATCATGGATGTTGTTAAGAGTCATGGCTTAAAAGTAATACCATTTAACCAGAAAGTGATAAAAAAGTGGCAGGGAATATCCCCATACAGAGAGTTTACGCTTGGTGAAAATCCTGATGATTATGACATTATTATAAATATTCCAAAACTTAAAACGCACGCAATGATGGGGTTGACACTGGGTGTAAAAAATACATTTGGGTTTATTCCCTCTTTTGACAAGGCGAAATGGCATTTAAGGGCTGGCAGAGACAGGATGCTTTTTGCTTCTCTTCTTATTGATATTCATAACATTGTCAAGCCCTCGTTGACTATTATTGACGGAATTGTGGGGATGGATAAAGATGGTCCTTCAGGTGGCCGGGTACGAGATTTAGGGTTTATGGCTCTCAGCAGAAACACCTTTATGCTTGATCACGCAATTGAGAAGATGGTTGGGTTAACCTATTTATTGCCTGTTAGCGCATTAGCTTTACAGCACCGATTGATAGGAGACTATGAGGTTATCCATGTTTCTTCTCCCTTAATGGGAGGGGGTAGGGGTAGGGAGACATTCTCTGATTTTCAATTACCTGCTACCATGAACACCGATTGGAACCTACCTCAACTTGTTAAAAGAATTTTGAGTAGTTTTTTTATAAAAAAACCAAAAATAAATTCTCACATTTGTAAGAACTGCAAAGTATGCATAAAGGTGTGTCCGGCAGGTGCACTTTCAGAATCTCAAGAAACGCCGTTTTTTGATTATAAAAAATGCATACGATGCTATTGCTGTCAGGAAATGTGCCCGGAAGGGGCAATAAGGGCAGTATAG
- a CDS encoding tetratricopeptide repeat protein: MKRLITCVIFVLLPLCATANDYSSSILSFLKGYRSEVQGKYDDAIEYYKSALRFDPKSSDIRSELSFSYIKKGEIDKAEPILQEAVKFNENNRSALILLGSIYSAKGEFDKAKTMYVKCIVLNEEDTEAYLYLGSIYIGEKKYEEAIKTYDKILTYDSDNLITLYYIGRIKAELKQYGEARKYYNKVLEIKPNFEPALLDLGNICEIEGNYSQAIEYYQRVIVFDPLNKKARSKIADIFIKQRQYDRAINEFEKLSDVDRSDLSVRVKIGLLHLEQERYDEAIREFNILLATKPKNNSVRLYLALALKGKGDARRAIDEFLKIDTKSEEFQTAIKSLTLLYMKSGLIDEGIKKLSEFLETKKDDADIYMMLATLYEEKNDYPKGIEVLEQARKNIPENLDLLYQTGVLYEKTGDTERALTYMENVLKIDPEYPNALNFIGYTWADKGINLDKAEEMIKKALAKKPDDGYIIDSMGWVYYKKGDFDKALNELQKAYQRLPEDPTIAEHLGDIYASLKEYGKAKEYYEKSLTLEKNEDKKKAIGEKLKGIEEKAK, translated from the coding sequence ATGAAAAGACTCATAACATGCGTAATTTTCGTTTTACTTCCCCTTTGTGCAACTGCAAATGATTATTCTTCCTCCATACTTTCTTTTTTGAAAGGTTACAGGAGCGAAGTTCAGGGAAAATATGATGATGCTATTGAATATTACAAATCAGCACTCCGTTTCGATCCGAAATCTTCTGATATAAGAAGTGAACTTTCTTTTTCGTACATCAAGAAGGGTGAAATCGATAAAGCTGAACCTATTTTACAGGAAGCAGTCAAATTTAACGAAAACAACCGCAGCGCCCTTATCCTATTAGGAAGCATCTATTCTGCAAAGGGCGAGTTTGATAAAGCAAAAACCATGTATGTGAAATGCATTGTTTTGAATGAGGAGGACACAGAAGCATACCTGTATCTCGGTTCTATTTATATAGGGGAAAAAAAATATGAAGAAGCAATAAAAACATATGATAAAATTCTTACCTACGATAGCGATAACCTCATTACACTCTATTATATCGGGCGAATAAAGGCAGAATTAAAGCAATATGGCGAAGCCAGGAAATATTACAATAAAGTATTAGAAATTAAACCTAATTTTGAGCCTGCTCTTCTGGATCTGGGGAATATTTGCGAAATTGAGGGCAATTACTCTCAGGCCATAGAGTATTACCAGAGAGTCATTGTTTTTGACCCTCTTAATAAAAAGGCAAGATCGAAAATTGCCGATATATTTATCAAGCAGAGGCAGTACGACAGGGCAATAAATGAATTTGAAAAATTGTCTGATGTTGACAGGAGTGATCTTTCTGTGAGGGTAAAAATAGGTCTTTTACATCTTGAACAGGAGAGATACGATGAGGCAATAAGGGAATTTAACATATTACTTGCAACAAAACCGAAGAACAATTCGGTAAGGTTGTACCTTGCTCTGGCGCTCAAGGGCAAGGGTGATGCGCGAAGGGCTATTGATGAATTCTTAAAGATTGACACTAAATCAGAGGAATTTCAAACTGCCATTAAAAGTCTCACCTTGCTCTATATGAAATCGGGGTTAATTGATGAAGGAATTAAGAAATTGTCTGAATTTCTTGAGACTAAGAAGGATGATGCAGATATCTATATGATGCTGGCCACTCTTTATGAAGAAAAGAATGATTATCCTAAGGGGATAGAGGTTCTTGAACAGGCAAGAAAGAATATTCCTGAAAATCTGGACCTTTTGTATCAGACAGGTGTGTTGTACGAGAAAACTGGTGATACAGAAAGGGCTCTAACATATATGGAAAATGTTTTGAAGATTGACCCGGAGTACCCGAATGCCCTGAATTTTATCGGATATACATGGGCTGACAAAGGCATCAATCTAGACAAAGCCGAAGAGATGATAAAAAAGGCGTTAGCCAAAAAGCCTGATGATGGCTACATCATCGATAGCATGGGGTGGGTCTATTATAAAAAAGGTGATTTCGATAAGGCTCTCAATGAGTTGCAGAAGGCTTACCAGAGATTGCCTGAAGACCCTACGATTGCCGAACATCTGGGCGATATATACGCAAGTTTAAAAGAATATGGTAAAGCAAAGGAGTATTACGAAAAATCTCTGACATTAGAAAAAAATGAGGATAAAAAGAAGGCTATCGGAGAAAAATTAAAAGGTATTGAAGAAAAAGCAAAGTGA
- the lepB gene encoding signal peptidase I gives MEKKKSKTREYIESLVIAAIIAFFVRGFFIQAFKIPSSSMEPTLLIGDHLLVNRLSYVMKVPFTDTVIFSLGDPKREDVIVFRYPVDRSKDFIKRVIAIEGDIVEIKSKVIYINGKKINDRWGHYSDSGIVPFYLSPKDNLGPVTVPKDSYFVMGDNRDRSLDSRFWGFVRKEDLVGRALILYFSWNNKSDGVLNYVRWTRIGKLIH, from the coding sequence ATGGAAAAAAAGAAGAGTAAAACCAGGGAATATATTGAATCGCTTGTTATTGCTGCGATTATTGCCTTTTTTGTGCGAGGGTTTTTTATTCAGGCATTCAAGATACCGTCAAGCTCGATGGAACCTACTTTATTGATAGGTGACCATCTGCTCGTAAACAGGCTTAGTTATGTTATGAAAGTACCCTTCACGGATACTGTAATTTTTAGCCTCGGTGACCCAAAAAGAGAAGATGTCATTGTATTCCGTTATCCTGTGGACAGAAGTAAGGACTTTATCAAGAGGGTCATTGCCATTGAAGGAGATATCGTTGAGATTAAAAGCAAAGTTATTTATATAAATGGAAAAAAAATCAACGATAGGTGGGGACATTATAGCGATAGCGGGATTGTCCCGTTTTACTTATCACCAAAAGACAACCTGGGACCTGTTACTGTACCCAAAGACTCCTATTTTGTCATGGGTGACAACAGGGACAGAAGTCTTGACAGCAGATTCTGGGGTTTTGTAAGGAAGGAAGACCTTGTCGGGAGAGCCCTCATATTATATTTCTCATGGAACAACAAATCTGACGGTGTTCTTAATTATGTGAGATGGACGAGGATAGGAAAACTGATTCACTAA
- the argS gene encoding arginine--tRNA ligase has protein sequence MIKKRIAEIIKEACDNCKGKGIFPYEINIDPIVEIPREGEFGDYSTNIAFLLSPKLRKNPQEIAKTVIQNMNYNDTCEKIESAGKGFINFYVKDEIWKQTLMNIYESGIDAFLPDVGNGKKVLIEFVSANPTGPLHIGHGRGAAVGDVLANVLKNTGYNVIKEYYINDAGKQIATLGASTYARWRELKGEDIEYPQHFYQGDYVKELAAELIEHNVPIPANQDEAIKFMAGYSGSKVMKGIQEDLEEFGVFFDNYYKESTLFESGIVDDTLEFLRQRGFSYEKDDALWFKTSLFEKDEDRVLIKSDGEKTYFASDIAYHREKLERGFKLLVDLWGSDHHGYIPRLKASLEALAGQKDSLKVILIQFVTLLKDGKPVGMSTRAGQFTTLKEVLSEVGRDAARFFFLMRKSDAHLEFDLDLAKKTSNENPVFYVQYANARIQSIFRNAEEDGIDVDTLIAEGRRQKTEGSINIDLLTRKDEIDLIKAIHHFYDVMEGCARNLEPHRLTFYLIDLVGKFHSYYNKTRVLKNEVNLTMARLLLLFMLQKIIKKGLDILGVSAPDKM, from the coding sequence ATGATAAAAAAGAGGATAGCGGAGATCATAAAGGAGGCATGTGACAATTGTAAGGGGAAAGGCATTTTCCCTTACGAGATTAATATTGACCCCATTGTAGAGATACCAAGAGAAGGAGAATTCGGAGATTATTCAACCAATATCGCTTTTCTTCTTTCCCCTAAACTGAGAAAAAATCCACAGGAAATTGCAAAGACAGTTATTCAGAATATGAATTATAACGATACATGCGAGAAAATAGAGTCTGCAGGCAAGGGTTTTATAAATTTTTATGTAAAAGACGAAATATGGAAGCAAACATTAATGAATATTTATGAATCAGGGATAGATGCCTTTTTGCCTGATGTGGGCAATGGAAAGAAAGTCCTCATAGAATTTGTGAGCGCCAATCCTACGGGCCCCCTGCATATAGGTCACGGGCGGGGTGCGGCGGTAGGCGATGTCCTGGCAAACGTATTAAAGAATACCGGCTATAATGTGATAAAGGAATATTATATTAATGACGCAGGGAAACAAATAGCCACCCTCGGTGCATCAACCTATGCACGCTGGAGGGAACTAAAAGGGGAAGATATTGAGTATCCGCAACACTTTTATCAGGGGGATTACGTAAAAGAACTTGCAGCAGAACTGATAGAACATAATGTCCCCATTCCGGCTAATCAGGATGAGGCCATCAAATTTATGGCAGGTTATTCGGGTAGTAAAGTAATGAAGGGCATTCAGGAAGACCTTGAAGAATTTGGTGTGTTCTTTGACAACTATTATAAGGAATCTACACTATTTGAGAGTGGTATTGTTGATGATACCCTTGAATTCCTGAGACAGAGAGGTTTTTCTTACGAAAAAGATGATGCGCTATGGTTTAAGACAAGTCTATTTGAAAAGGATGAAGACAGAGTTTTAATAAAATCAGATGGTGAAAAGACGTATTTTGCCTCGGATATTGCCTATCACAGGGAAAAATTAGAGAGAGGCTTTAAATTATTAGTTGATTTATGGGGTTCGGACCATCATGGGTATATCCCGAGGTTAAAGGCCTCCCTGGAAGCCCTTGCCGGGCAAAAAGACAGCCTGAAGGTGATTCTTATACAGTTTGTTACACTCTTGAAAGATGGCAAACCCGTGGGTATGTCGACCAGAGCAGGGCAGTTTACCACTTTGAAAGAGGTTTTGAGCGAGGTTGGCAGAGATGCGGCGAGGTTTTTCTTCCTTATGAGGAAGAGTGATGCTCACCTGGAATTTGATCTCGATCTTGCAAAAAAGACTTCAAATGAAAACCCTGTGTTTTACGTTCAATACGCAAATGCACGGATTCAGAGCATCTTCAGAAATGCGGAAGAAGATGGAATAGATGTGGATACCCTTATCGCAGAAGGCAGAAGACAGAAGACAGAAGGCAGTATTAATATAGACCTTTTAACGCGGAAAGATGAGATTGATTTAATTAAAGCCATCCATCATTTTTATGATGTCATGGAAGGCTGTGCGAGAAACCTTGAGCCGCATCGTTTAACGTTTTATCTGATTGACCTTGTTGGGAAATTCCATAGTTATTATAATAAAACGAGGGTGTTGAAAAACGAGGTAAATCTCACTATGGCGAGACTGTTGCTCCTCTTTATGCTACAAAAGATTATTAAAAAGGGTCTGGATATTCTCGGTGTATCTGCACCGGATAAGATGTAA
- a CDS encoding rubrerythrin family protein: MKSLKGTKTEKNLLTAFAGESQARNRYTYFASQAKKEGYEQISWLFSDTADNEKEHAKKFFKFLEGGEAEITAAFPAGVIGKTAENLQAAAAGENLEYTVLYPEAAKIADEDGFPEVAQIFRSIAHVEQGHEKRYLALLNNVKHDKVFKKDTIVKWRCRNCGYVHEGKEAPKECPACAHPTAYYEVMAENY, from the coding sequence ATGAAGAGCCTAAAAGGAACAAAGACTGAGAAAAACCTTCTTACTGCTTTTGCAGGAGAATCACAGGCAAGGAACAGATATACATATTTTGCATCCCAAGCCAAGAAAGAAGGATACGAGCAAATATCATGGCTTTTTTCTGATACTGCTGACAATGAGAAGGAGCATGCAAAGAAATTCTTTAAATTTCTTGAAGGAGGAGAGGCTGAAATTACTGCAGCTTTCCCTGCTGGGGTAATAGGAAAAACCGCTGAAAACCTTCAGGCAGCAGCAGCCGGTGAAAATCTTGAGTACACCGTGTTGTATCCTGAAGCTGCAAAGATTGCCGATGAAGATGGATTTCCCGAAGTTGCCCAGATATTCAGGTCCATTGCGCACGTTGAACAGGGGCATGAAAAGAGATATCTTGCATTGCTGAACAATGTTAAGCATGATAAGGTTTTTAAGAAGGACACTATTGTCAAATGGAGATGCAGGAATTGCGGTTATGTCCATGAAGGCAAAGAAGCCCCGAAAGAATGCCCTGCCTGTGCCCACCCCACGGCATATTATGAGGTGATGGCAGAGAATTATTAA
- a CDS encoding desulfoferrodoxin has translation MAERSEVYKCGICGNIVEVMQGGKGQLVCCNQPMVLLKENTVDASLEKHVPVIEKTAGGIKVKVGGVPHPMEEKHYIVWIEIIHDGKSYIQFLKPGEAPEAFFPVKGEQVTAREYCTLHGLWKS, from the coding sequence ATGGCAGAGAGATCAGAGGTTTACAAATGTGGTATTTGCGGTAATATTGTTGAAGTAATGCAGGGTGGAAAGGGACAGCTTGTTTGCTGCAACCAGCCGATGGTACTTTTGAAGGAAAATACAGTTGATGCATCCCTTGAGAAACATGTTCCAGTAATTGAGAAGACAGCAGGTGGCATCAAGGTAAAGGTTGGCGGTGTTCCTCATCCGATGGAAGAAAAGCATTACATTGTCTGGATTGAAATTATTCATGATGGTAAGAGTTACATTCAGTTCTTAAAGCCCGGGGAAGCACCGGAGGCATTCTTCCCGGTAAAGGGTGAACAGGTAACGGCGAGAGAATATTGTACGCTACATGGCTTGTGGAAAAGCTGA
- a CDS encoding Fur family transcriptional regulator: METLIKKLTSKNIQPSHQRIKILEILEGNRDHPNVSTIFDLLCKEMPTISKTTVYNTLNTFVEKGLVSSLTITPEELRYDYITIPHHHLLCKKCGRIIDVEVQCGFAVKQEIDGHKIEEVHGYFKGICRDCLEKEYTDKAQK; encoded by the coding sequence ATGGAAACATTAATAAAAAAACTTACTTCAAAAAACATTCAACCCTCTCACCAGAGGATAAAAATATTGGAAATTCTTGAAGGAAACCGTGATCATCCCAACGTGAGTACAATTTTTGATCTGTTATGTAAAGAGATGCCCACGATTTCAAAGACGACCGTTTACAATACTTTGAACACCTTTGTAGAAAAAGGTCTTGTGAGCTCCCTTACGATAACGCCTGAAGAATTACGTTACGATTACATCACAATCCCACACCATCATTTGTTGTGTAAGAAGTGCGGTCGTATTATTGATGTGGAAGTACAATGTGGTTTTGCGGTGAAACAGGAGATTGATGGACATAAGATAGAAGAAGTCCATGGCTATTTCAAAGGTATTTGCAGGGATTGCTTAGAGAAGGAATACACAGATAAGGCACAAAAATAA
- the tatB gene encoding Sec-independent protein translocase protein TatB, protein MFGIGLPEILVILVVALIVVGPSRLPELAKSLGKAFNEFKRMADEVKDTIQEEVIKEEPPKETVISQETVPETEKKEDNNTKPVTHDA, encoded by the coding sequence ATGTTTGGTATAGGTCTTCCTGAGATACTTGTAATACTTGTTGTTGCTTTAATTGTTGTAGGTCCTTCAAGGTTACCCGAGCTTGCAAAATCGCTTGGTAAGGCATTCAATGAATTCAAGCGGATGGCAGATGAAGTAAAAGACACAATACAAGAAGAGGTTATCAAAGAAGAACCGCCTAAAGAAACGGTTATAAGCCAGGAGACCGTTCCGGAAACAGAAAAGAAGGAAGACAACAATACTAAACCCGTCACGCATGATGCGTAA
- the tatC gene encoding twin-arginine translocase subunit TatC produces the protein MTKQPRTDEKQPFLSHLKELRDRLIVSFIALAIAFVFAYYFKEKVFSFLMQPFVKVMPEKSSFIFTYVTEAFITYFKISFVVAIFISSPVILYQFWMFVAPGLYEKEKKYVLPFIFFGSLCFVSGALFSYYIIMPVIYKFFVSYAGNFIIPMPDLKGYMNLTLKLLIIFGLIFELPLVAFYLGKAGIINHRMLSTKRRYAILAIFILSAIITPPDVSSQILMALPMWGLYELSIIITRFFGKKVPIDETA, from the coding sequence ATGACAAAACAACCCCGTACAGATGAAAAGCAGCCGTTCCTCTCCCATTTAAAGGAGCTTCGGGACAGGCTCATAGTCAGCTTCATCGCCCTTGCCATCGCCTTCGTTTTTGCCTACTATTTCAAAGAAAAGGTTTTTTCATTTCTTATGCAACCTTTTGTAAAGGTAATGCCGGAAAAAAGTTCTTTCATTTTTACCTATGTAACCGAGGCATTCATAACATACTTCAAAATATCCTTTGTTGTTGCCATCTTTATCTCGTCCCCCGTTATCCTCTATCAATTCTGGATGTTTGTTGCGCCGGGGCTTTATGAAAAAGAGAAGAAATATGTCCTTCCTTTTATTTTTTTTGGAAGCCTCTGCTTCGTTTCCGGAGCACTGTTCAGTTATTACATCATAATGCCGGTCATATATAAATTCTTTGTCAGTTACGCAGGGAATTTTATTATACCTATGCCCGATTTGAAAGGCTACATGAACCTCACCCTGAAGCTGCTGATAATATTCGGGTTAATATTCGAGTTGCCTCTTGTTGCATTCTATCTTGGCAAGGCTGGTATCATTAACCACAGAATGCTTTCAACAAAAAGAAGGTATGCAATACTCGCGATATTCATACTGAGCGCAATCATTACACCCCCGGATGTTTCAAGCCAGATATTAATGGCTTTACCAATGTGGGGGCTTTATGAATTAAGTATCATTATTACAAGATTTTTTGGGAAGAAGGTGCCAATCGATGAAACAGCTTAA